In Methanomicrobium sp. W14, the sequence GGCGATGAGCCTCCCCGCATTTTTCAGATGGACGGTTCTGAAAAGGCCAACAGTGAAAAACTGGAATATGAGGTTCTTGAGGGGCCTGATAAAGTATACGTGACGGCAAGGCTTCCGGTTGATGTCATTACTATGCCATATATTGACGTCCAGCCGGAGATTGTGCGCATATGCTTTGGTGATAATGAAAATACAATAAAACTGCCTTGTATGGTTCATGCGGGGCAGAGTGTCAGCAATGTCAAAAACGGTGTTATTGATATCGTCTGCGATAAGATATGCTGACAAATTATCAACTCTTTTTAGTTTTAAAAAAATAAAAGGTATAAAGCATAATCAGGCCTTAAACAATTCTTTTGATGTTTAGGATAACTGAAGTTTACAATAACCTGTGTTTTGACAAAAGTTTTATTCCCGATTTCGGGTTTTCATGCTTTATTGAAGGGCAGGGTATACTGTTTGATACAGGCGCCAAAACTGAGATATTATACAACAACCTTTCCGTGGCAGGTATCGGTAAAAACCAGATAAATGCAGTTTTTCTGTCACATGATCACTGGGACCATAACGGTGGTCTTTCCGTAATTGAAAAACTTAATAATCAGGGCAAAAAAATAAAATCTTATGCACTTTCCTCTTTTTCAGGTGAGACTCTTGATTACCTATCAGAAAACAGTGATCTGCATATCGTAAAGTCATATGAAGAGATTGTTCCGGGGATTTTTTCAACAGGTCCGCTTGGAGATGAAACTGTTGAACAGTCCCTTTTTATGAGATCGAAAAACGGCTTTGTTGTCGTTTCAGGCTGTTCGCATCCTCATATCGAAAATATTCTTTCTTTTGTGAGAAATCATGGTTCTGTCTATGGCCTTATAGGTGGTCTTCATGACGTATCTGACTGTGATCTGAAATCTCTTTCGGGGATTTTTTATCTTGCGCCTTCGCACTGCACAAAACGTATTGACGAGATAAGGTCGTTATATGAAAAGTCCTTCA encodes:
- a CDS encoding heat-shock protein Hsp90, with amino-acid sequence MANEPNDDVFKNLAKVMEDIISSLPFDENARFVGCTIISGHSGDEPPRIFQMDGSEKANSEKLEYEVLEGPDKVYVTARLPVDVITMPYIDVQPEIVRICFGDNENTIKLPCMVHAGQSVSNVKNGVIDIVCDKIC
- a CDS encoding MBL fold metallo-hydrolase produces the protein MFRITEVYNNLCFDKSFIPDFGFSCFIEGQGILFDTGAKTEILYNNLSVAGIGKNQINAVFLSHDHWDHNGGLSVIEKLNNQGKKIKSYALSSFSGETLDYLSENSDLHIVKSYEEIVPGIFSTGPLGDETVEQSLFMRSKNGFVVVSGCSHPHIENILSFVRNHGSVYGLIGGLHDVSDCDLKSLSGIFYLAPSHCTKRIDEIRSLYEKSFRKGGVGCLHLF